From the Saccharobesus litoralis genome, one window contains:
- the hisF gene encoding imidazole glycerol phosphate synthase subunit HisF: MLARRIIPCLDVRDGKVVKGVKFRNHEIIGDIVPLAEKYAEMGADELVFYDITASSDQRVVDKSWVSRIAEKIDIPFCVAGGIKTVEQARIILEMGADKISINSPALANPELVTELNKRFGQQCVVIGIDSFYNKETGQYEVYQFTGDESRTQKTSWTTFEWIKKVQELGAGEIVLNCMNQDGVREGYDIEQLKLAREVCHVPLIASGGAGAIEHFTRVFKDADVDGGLAASVFHKNIIEMAELKQTLINEKVEIRPC; this comes from the coding sequence ATGTTGGCAAGACGCATAATTCCTTGTTTAGATGTTCGTGATGGCAAAGTGGTTAAAGGCGTTAAGTTCCGTAACCACGAAATCATTGGTGATATTGTGCCACTAGCTGAAAAGTATGCTGAAATGGGCGCTGACGAATTAGTATTTTACGATATTACAGCGTCAAGTGATCAACGTGTAGTGGACAAAAGCTGGGTTTCTCGTATCGCCGAAAAAATCGATATTCCTTTCTGTGTGGCTGGCGGTATTAAAACCGTTGAACAAGCCCGTATTATTTTAGAAATGGGAGCCGATAAAATTTCTATTAATTCCCCTGCTCTAGCTAACCCAGAATTAGTGACTGAACTTAATAAACGTTTTGGCCAACAATGCGTTGTCATTGGCATTGACTCTTTCTATAACAAAGAGACTGGCCAATACGAAGTATACCAATTTACGGGCGATGAAAGCCGCACCCAAAAAACCAGCTGGACAACGTTTGAATGGATCAAAAAAGTTCAAGAACTTGGCGCTGGTGAAATCGTGCTGAACTGCATGAACCAAGATGGTGTGCGTGAAGGTTATGATATTGAACAATTAAAGCTAGCCCGCGAAGTGTGTCACGTACCGCTTATCGCTTCTGGTGGTGCTGGAGCCATCGAACATTTCACTCGTGTATTTAAAGATGCTGATGTTGACGGAGGCTTAGCAGCCAGCGTTTTCCATAAAAACATCATCGAAATGGCTGAACTAAAACAAACTCTAATTAATGAAAAGGTGGAGATCCGCCCGTGCTAA
- a CDS encoding (2Fe-2S)-binding protein produces MYVCLCHGITDKQIRQAVKGGCGNLCDLRCKTSVGSDCGRCSKIAKQIIKQEIEQEQTVIATFDV; encoded by the coding sequence ATGTACGTTTGTTTATGTCATGGCATTACCGATAAACAAATACGCCAAGCAGTAAAAGGCGGTTGTGGTAACTTGTGTGATTTACGCTGCAAAACTTCAGTTGGCAGTGATTGCGGTCGTTGCTCAAAAATCGCTAAGCAAATTATTAAACAAGAAATTGAACAAGAGCAAACTGTCATTGCAACATTTGACGTATAA
- the hisIE gene encoding bifunctional phosphoribosyl-AMP cyclohydrolase/phosphoribosyl-ATP diphosphatase HisIE has product MLITADNIKQLNWEKCDGMIPVIVQNAFSGKILMQGFANTAALEKTFNTGLVTFYSRTKDRLWTKGEESGNHLKLVELSTDCDKDSLIALAEPVGPTCHLGTETCWDNDAQPHLAFLSDLQDVIASRKGADANSSYTASLYAKGVKRISQKVGEEGVEVALAATSGDKDELICESADLIYHLTVLLQSMDLSLTDVIDKLKERHAK; this is encoded by the coding sequence GTGCTAATCACAGCTGATAACATCAAGCAATTAAACTGGGAAAAATGTGACGGTATGATCCCTGTTATCGTCCAAAATGCATTCTCAGGTAAAATTCTAATGCAGGGCTTCGCCAATACCGCTGCTTTAGAAAAAACCTTCAATACAGGTTTAGTGACTTTTTACAGCCGAACTAAAGACAGACTTTGGACTAAAGGAGAGGAATCCGGCAATCACTTAAAGTTAGTCGAATTATCTACCGATTGTGATAAAGATAGCCTTATTGCATTAGCAGAACCTGTAGGCCCAACTTGCCATTTAGGTACAGAAACCTGTTGGGATAACGATGCTCAACCTCACCTTGCTTTTTTAAGTGATTTACAAGATGTTATCGCTTCACGTAAAGGGGCGGATGCTAATTCCAGTTATACCGCTAGCCTATATGCTAAAGGCGTTAAGCGAATTTCACAGAAAGTTGGCGAAGAAGGCGTTGAAGTGGCACTAGCTGCAACTTCTGGTGATAAAGACGAGCTCATTTGTGAATCAGCTGATTTGATTTATCACTTAACCGTATTGCTGCAAAGCATGGATTTATCACTAACAGATGTCATTGATAAATTAAAAGAGCGTCACGCTAAATAA
- a CDS encoding ABC transporter permease has translation MLINLSVRLLSHELKRNELTIMLLAIVLAVASVFSLSAFSEKLQKGVHEKSAQFLAADAVLFSSRPLNKEWQSYASQTLHTSDQIRFRTMLFFEDEMLLGDVKAVDDAYPLKGSIKLKSSPYGKDTVTQLKIKPGEVWLAPKFFNSLGIKIGDTIDIGEAQFLVTQIIGATPDQSFSPFTSGAEILLHIDDVPKTQVIQPGSRIAYRLSLAVKALTQEEADTKKVISQFEDWLFPKMNDDLHGWRTVYDDSSPVGNSVARATRFFQLASLISIILAATAVGVAATQYAKRHYDAVAILKTLGASKKQIIQIFSIHLFLLIVAGLLIGLLAGWAAQQGVLWLVAEQLPADIANVAVSLRPFVLAALTGFICAGLFSLVPLLELFGTPPLRVIRRQLTGKSMSRWLGYGISAVTIFVLMWLYSSDLRLSAILFVSSLAVVALLAGLSQLSFWSSRKVGSQANSAFKLAVARIYRNAKNNSLQLISFAIAVQLFLLVLVLRSDLIAQWQNSLKDGTPNYFAVNIPHHKADNFQADFKQHDLSITDIYPITRGRLVAINDERLADEVTKEKKSKAEEGQQRSIGRELSLTSHSVLPTENVVTQGVWWPENPEKNQVSVEAKLAERMKINLHDKLTFNVTGTEFTVTVTSIRTVKWETMTPNFFMIFSDDVLQTFAATYIASFYIQDEQSQALANIMSNYSTTSLIDIQAILSRVRDIANQASMAVEFIFILVLGAGLLVLFAQVQASMADRNQEVQVLKLLGAKGRLIRSSIVYEFVLLGALAGLFAALSMEGALWAVQTFVFKMPWQPHWQYWLIAPILSGVVLAVFGAMTCLRLLKQTVRQGAESFS, from the coding sequence ATGCTAATTAATTTATCGGTGCGTTTGTTATCTCATGAGCTTAAACGCAATGAGTTAACTATTATGCTGCTTGCTATTGTGTTGGCGGTTGCGTCTGTTTTTTCGTTATCGGCTTTTAGCGAGAAATTGCAAAAAGGTGTGCATGAAAAAAGCGCACAATTTTTGGCGGCAGATGCTGTTTTATTTTCTTCTCGTCCATTGAATAAAGAATGGCAAAGCTATGCCAGCCAAACTTTGCATACATCAGATCAGATCCGTTTTCGAACTATGTTGTTTTTTGAAGACGAGATGTTGTTAGGCGACGTTAAAGCGGTTGATGATGCCTATCCGCTTAAAGGCAGTATTAAGTTAAAGTCGAGTCCTTACGGTAAAGACACTGTAACTCAACTAAAAATAAAGCCAGGTGAAGTTTGGTTGGCTCCTAAATTTTTTAATAGTTTGGGAATCAAAATAGGCGACACCATTGATATAGGAGAGGCTCAGTTTCTCGTTACGCAAATTATTGGCGCTACGCCTGATCAAAGCTTTAGCCCGTTTACCAGTGGGGCAGAGATTTTATTACACATTGATGATGTGCCAAAAACTCAAGTTATCCAACCGGGTTCGCGTATTGCTTATAGATTGTCTTTAGCGGTAAAGGCGTTAACGCAGGAAGAGGCTGATACTAAAAAGGTGATAAGTCAGTTTGAAGATTGGCTATTTCCTAAAATGAATGATGACTTACATGGTTGGCGCACGGTTTACGACGATTCATCACCCGTCGGCAATTCGGTAGCAAGAGCGACACGCTTTTTTCAACTCGCTAGCCTAATTAGCATTATTTTGGCTGCCACTGCTGTCGGTGTAGCGGCGACACAATATGCGAAACGGCATTATGATGCGGTTGCTATTTTAAAAACGCTAGGCGCCAGTAAAAAGCAAATTATTCAAATATTTAGTATTCATCTTTTCTTATTAATTGTCGCTGGATTGCTTATCGGTTTATTGGCCGGTTGGGCTGCACAACAAGGTGTGTTGTGGCTGGTCGCAGAGCAACTACCCGCTGATATAGCCAACGTTGCAGTTAGTCTTAGACCTTTTGTATTAGCGGCGTTAACTGGGTTTATTTGCGCAGGACTGTTTTCTTTGGTGCCTTTGTTGGAATTGTTTGGCACGCCCCCTTTGCGTGTTATTCGTCGGCAACTGACGGGTAAATCAATGAGCCGTTGGCTTGGTTATGGTATTTCAGCCGTGACAATTTTTGTATTAATGTGGCTATATAGTTCTGATTTACGATTAAGTGCAATTTTATTTGTATCTAGCCTTGCGGTTGTCGCTTTGTTAGCAGGGTTATCACAATTGAGTTTTTGGAGCTCGCGAAAGGTAGGCAGTCAGGCTAATTCAGCTTTTAAATTAGCGGTAGCTCGTATATACCGTAATGCAAAAAACAATAGTTTGCAGTTGATTAGTTTTGCTATTGCTGTTCAGTTGTTTTTACTAGTGTTAGTACTACGCAGTGATTTGATTGCCCAATGGCAAAATAGTTTAAAAGACGGTACACCTAACTATTTTGCTGTGAATATCCCTCATCACAAAGCAGATAATTTTCAAGCTGATTTTAAGCAACATGACCTGTCAATTACGGATATTTATCCGATAACACGAGGCAGGTTAGTGGCTATAAACGATGAGCGGTTAGCAGATGAAGTCACCAAAGAAAAAAAATCTAAAGCAGAAGAAGGTCAACAGCGTAGCATAGGGCGAGAGCTTAGCTTAACTAGTCATAGCGTATTACCAACGGAAAATGTGGTGACACAGGGCGTTTGGTGGCCAGAAAATCCAGAAAAAAACCAAGTATCTGTTGAAGCTAAGCTAGCTGAACGCATGAAGATAAACTTACATGATAAGTTAACCTTTAATGTAACAGGGACTGAATTTACCGTCACAGTAACCAGTATTCGCACTGTTAAATGGGAAACCATGACGCCTAACTTTTTTATGATTTTCAGCGATGATGTTTTACAGACATTTGCTGCAACCTACATTGCCAGTTTTTATATACAAGACGAGCAGAGTCAGGCTTTAGCGAATATTATGTCTAACTACTCGACGACGAGTCTGATTGATATTCAAGCCATTTTGTCACGAGTTAGAGATATTGCTAACCAAGCTTCAATGGCGGTAGAGTTTATATTTATTTTAGTACTGGGAGCCGGATTACTTGTGTTATTTGCCCAAGTACAGGCGAGTATGGCTGACAGAAATCAAGAAGTGCAGGTTCTTAAGTTGCTAGGCGCAAAAGGGCGTTTGATCCGCAGCAGTATTGTTTATGAGTTTGTCCTATTAGGGGCGTTAGCAGGGCTTTTTGCGGCATTAAGTATGGAAGGGGCTCTTTGGGCTGTGCAGACTTTTGTATTTAAAATGCCTTGGCAGCCTCATTGGCAATATTGGTTAATTGCGCCGATTTTATCAGGTGTGGTGCTCGCCGTATTTGGCGCGATGACCTGTTTACGTTTGCTTAAACAAACAGTAAGACAAGGGGCGGAGAGTTTTTCCTAA
- a CDS encoding metalloregulator ArsR/SmtB family transcription factor yields the protein MKPTIFFKCLADELRLKSILLLHLEQELCVCELMVALNEASQPKVSRHLAQLKKAGLLIDRKQSQWVYYKIDPALNSWIHETIKITAQQNSDFLTESVARLAKMGDRPTREKQCCG from the coding sequence GTGAAACCGACTATTTTTTTTAAATGCCTTGCGGATGAATTACGGCTCAAAAGTATATTATTGCTGCATCTCGAACAAGAGCTTTGCGTGTGTGAATTAATGGTTGCCTTAAATGAAGCTAGCCAACCAAAGGTTTCGCGCCATCTAGCTCAGTTGAAAAAAGCAGGGTTATTAATTGATCGAAAACAAAGCCAGTGGGTTTACTATAAAATTGATCCCGCACTGAATAGTTGGATACATGAAACCATTAAGATCACAGCACAACAAAATAGTGATTTTTTAACAGAAAGTGTCGCACGATTGGCAAAAATGGGAGACAGGCCAACAAGAGAAAAACAATGTTGTGGTTAA
- a CDS encoding monovalent cation:proton antiporter family protein encodes MQDTIFKEMLLLLAASVFMISLFRRFNLTPILAYLAAGIVAGPTALGWISSPDKMNLIAELGIVLLLFSLGLEFSFPKLIAMRKMVLGTGSVQVCATLIVIMLFCFALGLPIEASFAVGAILALSSTAIVIKQLSEKSNGLKDRKGQIAVSVLLFQDIAVVPFLITFPILSQGGDVAIGHALFMALLKGIAVFVLLIAIGKWLLPRVFAEIGQARSDELFVLTTLLVALLAGGVTHLFGLSMALGAFLAGMMLGESQYKHQLEADIRPFRDILMGLFFTTVGMRLDIYAIWVQFHWLILSVVGLLLVKAMVVYAICQVVKEKRTDSVAAAIMLCQMGEFGFVLTALALENELISSDIASLLIGVGVVSMAITPFLVSNAERLTNFILFGDLQSQHQDKIPGFTYNQSDHVIICGFGRVGQTVARFLKAEAIPYVALDFDPIRVQEAQVAGERVHFGDVRNAMILNAVSIKTARLVIITLDDAIKSQTVVSLIKDLNPDAKVVVRTSDDEHLNQLKEVGATEVVPEKLEGSLMLVLHVLYRSGVPIKRIFSRLRRERRNQYNFMHGFFPGENVDLGGERREQLEFLHAISLQETAYAIGKTLKELNLSSLRAEVIGLRRNNQEIEQPPEDIRIEIDDVLIIRARPSRVEKAERFLLEG; translated from the coding sequence ATGCAAGATACAATATTTAAAGAAATGCTATTATTATTAGCGGCCTCTGTGTTTATGATTTCTCTTTTCCGCCGCTTTAATTTAACCCCTATATTAGCCTATTTAGCAGCAGGGATTGTGGCTGGCCCTACCGCGCTAGGTTGGATCTCATCTCCCGATAAAATGAATTTGATTGCCGAGTTAGGTATCGTTTTACTATTGTTTTCGCTCGGCTTGGAGTTTTCATTTCCCAAGTTAATCGCCATGCGCAAAATGGTATTGGGCACAGGTTCAGTACAGGTTTGTGCCACGTTAATTGTGATTATGCTCTTTTGCTTTGCCTTAGGGTTGCCGATAGAGGCTTCTTTTGCGGTTGGTGCCATCCTCGCGTTATCGTCGACGGCCATTGTAATAAAACAATTATCTGAAAAATCGAACGGCCTTAAAGACAGAAAAGGTCAGATCGCTGTATCCGTGCTGCTTTTCCAAGACATTGCTGTCGTACCATTTTTAATTACGTTTCCAATTTTATCTCAAGGCGGAGATGTTGCCATCGGTCACGCGCTTTTTATGGCATTGCTCAAAGGTATCGCGGTATTTGTGCTGCTAATTGCAATTGGCAAATGGTTATTGCCGCGTGTATTTGCTGAAATAGGCCAAGCACGTAGCGACGAATTATTTGTATTAACTACCTTGTTAGTTGCCTTGTTAGCCGGAGGCGTGACGCACTTATTTGGTTTGTCGATGGCATTAGGAGCTTTTTTAGCCGGTATGATGTTGGGTGAAAGTCAATATAAACACCAGCTTGAAGCCGATATACGCCCATTCAGAGATATTTTAATGGGGCTGTTTTTTACCACAGTTGGTATGCGTTTAGATATTTACGCAATATGGGTGCAATTTCATTGGTTAATTTTATCCGTTGTTGGTTTGTTATTGGTTAAAGCCATGGTGGTTTATGCCATTTGCCAAGTTGTTAAGGAGAAACGAACCGACTCAGTAGCAGCAGCTATAATGCTGTGCCAAATGGGCGAGTTTGGTTTTGTGCTCACGGCTTTAGCGTTGGAAAATGAATTAATTAGTTCAGATATCGCTTCTTTGTTGATTGGGGTTGGTGTGGTAAGTATGGCGATAACGCCATTCTTGGTTAGCAATGCAGAGCGCTTAACTAATTTTATTTTGTTTGGTGATTTACAGTCGCAACATCAGGATAAAATACCAGGCTTTACTTACAATCAATCTGATCATGTCATTATTTGTGGTTTTGGTCGAGTTGGCCAAACCGTTGCTCGTTTTTTAAAAGCAGAGGCAATACCTTATGTTGCTTTAGACTTTGATCCTATTCGAGTTCAAGAAGCCCAAGTCGCAGGGGAAAGAGTGCATTTTGGTGACGTGCGCAACGCCATGATTTTAAATGCGGTTAGTATTAAGACAGCGCGTTTGGTCATTATTACCTTAGACGATGCAATAAAATCACAAACTGTAGTTTCTTTGATTAAAGATTTAAATCCAGATGCAAAAGTTGTTGTAAGAACGTCGGACGACGAGCACTTGAATCAATTGAAAGAGGTTGGAGCGACTGAGGTTGTGCCCGAGAAACTAGAGGGCAGTCTGATGTTAGTCTTGCATGTGCTATACCGCTCAGGAGTGCCGATTAAACGTATATTCAGTAGACTTCGTCGTGAACGGCGCAATCAATACAATTTTATGCATGGTTTCTTTCCCGGTGAAAATGTTGATTTAGGCGGCGAGCGCCGTGAGCAGTTGGAATTTTTACACGCTATTTCGTTGCAAGAAACGGCGTATGCCATTGGTAAAACGTTAAAAGAACTTAACTTGTCGAGCTTACGGGCTGAAGTGATTGGTTTAAGGCGTAACAACCAAGAAATTGAACAACCTCCTGAGGATATTCGCATCGAAATAGACGATGTGCTAATTATTCGAGCTCGACCTTCACGGGTTGAAAAAGCCGAGCGCTTCCTGCTCGAAGGATAG
- a CDS encoding arylesterase codes for MQNLKKSVFLVLALLITLANGSVQANSTKSQILVLGDSLSAGYGLNTNDTWVNILNTKWLNEAVPFQLINASISGETTDAGLARLPQLLKQHSPKYVLIELGANDGLRGFSLKLIKQNLTKLINTVKNTGSQPILFAMKVPPNYGKRYSDRFNQLFYTLGAEFKIPVVPFFIEPVVLNKDLMLADQLHPNAQAQPIIANGLHSQLMPLLNHKSE; via the coding sequence ATGCAAAACCTTAAAAAGTCTGTTTTTCTCGTGCTAGCCTTGTTAATAACCTTGGCTAACGGTTCTGTACAGGCGAATTCGACTAAGTCGCAAATTTTAGTGCTCGGCGACAGCCTGAGTGCAGGCTATGGCTTAAACACCAACGACACTTGGGTCAATATACTCAATACGAAATGGTTAAATGAAGCCGTTCCCTTTCAATTAATCAATGCTTCAATCAGTGGTGAAACAACAGACGCTGGCTTGGCTCGGTTACCGCAGTTACTCAAGCAACATAGTCCAAAGTATGTGTTAATAGAGCTAGGAGCCAATGATGGTTTACGTGGTTTTTCATTAAAACTCATCAAACAAAACCTAACTAAGCTAATCAACACAGTTAAAAACACTGGCAGCCAACCTATTTTATTCGCGATGAAAGTCCCACCCAATTATGGCAAACGATACAGTGATAGGTTTAACCAACTATTTTATACGTTGGGAGCTGAGTTTAAGATCCCTGTCGTACCGTTTTTTATTGAGCCTGTGGTTCTAAATAAAGACTTAATGCTGGCAGACCAGCTGCATCCTAACGCACAGGCTCAGCCAATCATTGCAAACGGTCTTCATTCTCAACTCATGCCTCTGCTCAATCATAAATCAGAATAA
- a CDS encoding ABC transporter ATP-binding protein, whose amino-acid sequence MLSNQPILQVNALTKTVKTNGEELKLLRPTSFTIQPKQTVAIVGASGSGKSTLLGLLAGLDTASTGEIKLAGNDLHHMDEEQRARVRAEHVGFVYQSFMLISSLTALENIMLPLELAGDATPTESAKKWLEQVGLAHRAEHFPNQLSGGEQQRVAIARAFACRPKILFADEPTGNLDAENGKNIQNLLFELNQQQDTTLVLVTHDLHLAHKCQRIFHMQAGVIAEELEGDNIKSGGKTG is encoded by the coding sequence ATGTTATCTAATCAACCTATCTTACAAGTAAATGCGTTAACTAAGACAGTAAAAACAAATGGCGAAGAACTCAAGCTACTTCGTCCAACTAGTTTTACTATTCAACCCAAACAAACGGTTGCAATAGTTGGAGCGTCGGGCTCAGGAAAGTCGACTCTACTTGGTTTATTAGCTGGGTTAGATACCGCATCCACTGGTGAAATAAAACTCGCTGGCAATGATTTACATCATATGGACGAGGAGCAACGAGCAAGAGTGCGTGCTGAACACGTCGGCTTTGTCTATCAGTCTTTTATGTTAATTAGTAGTTTAACGGCATTAGAAAACATTATGTTGCCCTTGGAATTGGCTGGCGATGCAACACCAACTGAGTCGGCTAAAAAATGGTTAGAGCAGGTTGGCCTAGCGCATCGAGCCGAACATTTTCCTAATCAATTATCTGGTGGTGAGCAACAACGCGTTGCTATTGCTCGAGCCTTCGCTTGTCGCCCTAAAATATTGTTTGCTGATGAACCTACCGGAAATTTAGATGCCGAGAATGGCAAGAATATTCAAAATTTATTGTTTGAATTAAATCAGCAACAAGATACAACCTTGGTTTTAGTGACGCATGATCTGCATTTAGCTCACAAGTGTCAGCGTATTTTTCATATGCAGGCGGGTGTGATAGCTGAAGAGTTAGAAGGCGATAATATTAAATCAGGTGGAAAAACGGGCTAA
- a CDS encoding response regulator has protein sequence MFKILVADDSSQVHRIVKSILHEYFEVRPTIYCALDGAQAKKIFAENKPDIVITDLYMPLLDGFNLTIYFKTSEDAPYVIAISANPEYSENDQVSSLEKVKQLGADAIVDKSVMFDGLPQALDKYCAATSGE, from the coding sequence ATGTTTAAAATTTTAGTCGCCGACGATTCAAGCCAAGTTCATCGAATTGTAAAAAGTATCTTACATGAATACTTTGAGGTTCGACCTACCATTTATTGTGCGCTGGATGGTGCCCAAGCTAAAAAAATATTTGCTGAAAATAAACCTGATATTGTTATTACTGATTTGTACATGCCGTTGTTGGATGGATTTAACTTAACTATTTATTTTAAAACCAGTGAAGATGCACCTTATGTCATCGCTATTTCAGCTAACCCTGAATATTCAGAGAATGATCAGGTTAGTTCATTAGAGAAGGTAAAACAGTTAGGTGCTGATGCAATAGTCGATAAAAGTGTGATGTTTGACGGGTTACCGCAGGCGTTAGATAAGTATTGCGCTGCTACGTCCGGAGAATAG
- a CDS encoding GGDEF domain-containing protein, whose product MDNLNHFNTRDSNNVMHLPNSSVAVVRDEFEPNFNHLVERLHTSLKVTDILQMYTEEAAKYVDLTGMRLQTESDCFETREFSKGVFNHISELMLFDKRLGILNYACSSELDIETVNVLSLLQAKLAYPIRNALAVADLQKQALNDSLTGLGNRGFFEEKFSSSVERALANQENYTLVLLDLDNFKQANDTWGHAEGDKVLIEFARILENSVRKTDLVFRFGGDEFAIILDGANQSVATRISRLIKAEAGLSSIMTKMGVSTSIGVCQLKAEMDHKALFSQADKALYQAKNAGRNCLRTA is encoded by the coding sequence GTGGACAACTTAAATCATTTCAATACTCGTGATTCAAATAACGTTATGCACTTGCCCAATTCAAGTGTAGCAGTAGTTAGAGATGAATTTGAACCCAATTTCAACCATTTAGTAGAAAGGTTGCACACGAGTTTAAAAGTAACCGACATACTACAAATGTATACTGAAGAAGCGGCAAAGTATGTCGATCTAACCGGCATGCGTTTGCAGACCGAGTCTGATTGCTTTGAAACTCGCGAATTTAGCAAGGGGGTTTTTAATCATATCTCCGAACTTATGCTATTCGACAAACGCCTTGGCATTTTAAACTATGCCTGTAGCAGCGAATTAGATATTGAAACGGTTAACGTACTTAGCTTACTACAAGCTAAGCTAGCATACCCTATTCGTAATGCATTAGCTGTAGCCGATTTACAAAAACAAGCGCTCAATGACAGCTTAACTGGATTAGGTAATCGAGGATTTTTCGAAGAAAAGTTTTCGTCTTCCGTAGAGCGAGCATTAGCCAACCAAGAAAATTACACCCTAGTGCTACTTGATTTAGACAACTTTAAACAAGCCAATGACACTTGGGGCCACGCTGAAGGCGACAAGGTATTAATTGAATTTGCACGTATTTTAGAAAATTCAGTGCGTAAAACAGATTTAGTCTTTCGGTTTGGCGGAGACGAGTTTGCCATTATCCTAGACGGTGCAAATCAATCGGTTGCCACACGGATCTCTCGTTTAATAAAAGCAGAAGCCGGTTTATCGTCAATTATGACCAAAATGGGCGTATCGACCTCTATTGGTGTTTGCCAATTAAAAGCCGAAATGGATCATAAAGCGTTATTTAGTCAAGCGGACAAAGCACTTTATCAAGCCAAGAACGCAGGTAGAAACTGTTTACGAACCGCTTAG
- a CDS encoding ABC transporter substrate-binding protein, which translates to MFRCDLCLASSLSPKTHIHSATEVLEVLVDDGANNRPALQNVFYDFQAASGIKIKVSAYAALDDFRNERIGYSLIRNNGADIIFTHSAGRLMAKVNKGLVTDITSLWDELNLQQAIHSQLLPHVSLNNRYFALPYKFTTWGLFYHQNLTTQFGPVPQTWPEFVEYCIKLKNHGWHVFPSNSKQPWVATSWFEHIILRTQGADLLYQIASGEKSFYDSDVRQAFVKWKELIDHDLFSYGWYEERWEKTLPLLLRKKLAFIFSGSSYMVNNAQKFENGHKIKRVSFPKIADIPRYESAPVEAFFINARSKKQKLAKQFIKYLANKDVQTSIAQKLHAIPAHKHAQLGENPILKQDIDAFKTSVAVTPFFDRLAEPKFEKYVQPLLVEFLKNGDIDKTLHDLEQVRLRFYPFTKPNN; encoded by the coding sequence ATGTTCCGGTGCGACCTCTGTTTAGCTTCCTCGCTGTCGCCCAAAACACATATTCATTCAGCAACCGAAGTACTTGAAGTATTAGTCGACGACGGTGCCAATAATCGTCCAGCATTACAAAATGTTTTTTACGATTTCCAAGCCGCATCAGGCATAAAAATTAAAGTATCGGCTTATGCCGCATTAGATGATTTTAGGAATGAACGAATAGGCTACTCACTCATCCGCAATAACGGTGCTGACATTATATTTACTCATAGTGCAGGTCGTCTGATGGCTAAAGTAAACAAAGGTTTAGTTACCGACATTACCTCGCTATGGGATGAACTCAACTTACAACAAGCTATTCATTCTCAATTACTCCCCCACGTCAGCTTAAACAATCGCTACTTTGCACTGCCCTATAAATTTACAACATGGGGACTGTTTTACCATCAAAACCTAACGACTCAATTTGGACCTGTACCACAAACATGGCCAGAATTTGTCGAATATTGCATTAAGCTTAAAAATCATGGCTGGCATGTATTCCCATCAAATAGTAAACAACCTTGGGTAGCCACATCTTGGTTTGAACATATTATCCTCCGAACCCAAGGAGCTGATTTACTATATCAAATCGCGAGCGGCGAAAAATCCTTTTACGACTCAGATGTAAGACAAGCCTTTGTTAAGTGGAAAGAACTAATTGACCACGATTTATTTTCTTATGGTTGGTATGAAGAGCGCTGGGAAAAAACCTTGCCTTTACTGTTACGAAAAAAATTGGCATTCATCTTTTCAGGCTCTTCTTATATGGTTAATAACGCTCAAAAATTTGAAAACGGCCACAAAATAAAACGCGTCTCTTTTCCTAAAATCGCTGATATTCCTCGCTATGAGTCGGCACCGGTTGAAGCATTTTTTATCAACGCCCGTTCCAAAAAGCAAAAGCTAGCTAAGCAATTTATCAAGTACCTTGCAAACAAAGACGTACAAACGAGTATTGCCCAAAAACTACATGCGATACCTGCCCATAAGCATGCACAATTGGGTGAAAACCCTATATTAAAGCAAGATATTGACGCCTTTAAGACTTCAGTTGCTGTTACGCCATTTTTCGATAGACTCGCCGAGCCTAAATTTGAAAAGTATGTGCAGCCTTTATTGGTCGAATTTTTAAAAAATGGTGATATAGATAAAACCTTACACGACTTAGAACAAGTGCGTTTAAGGTTTTATCCGTTTACTAAACCTAACAACTAA